One genomic region from Chelmon rostratus isolate fCheRos1 chromosome 11, fCheRos1.pri, whole genome shotgun sequence encodes:
- the ablim1a gene encoding actin-binding LIM protein 1a isoform X1, translating into MVMVKEKVAHAQNTHHHSAEKPLIQCYKCGEPCKGEVLRVQNKHFHLKCFTCKVCGCDLAQGGFFMKNGEYLCTLDYQRMHGTRCNGCGDFVEGEVVTALGKTYHPACFVCTICKRPFPAGDRVTFNGKDCLCQYCVEPMSPGPKDILGSSNCAGCGRDIKNGQALLALDRQWHLGCFKCKACNKVLTGEYISKDGAPYCEKDYQIHFGVQCEACHQFITGKVLEAGDKHYHPSCARCSRCNQMFTEGEEMYLQGSTVWHPGCKNTTRTEERHRERPTRSSSESICSRPGSSIPGSPGHTIYAKVDNEILDYRDLAAIPKVKAIYDIERPDLITYEPLYTTSLDEREERRESVGELHTARRERSPLPDDKSSRNMSPTPPGEGSYDRRERILQRSTSQGSIGSPVYNRHGYTPTLSRSPQHFHRPGTDPPSGRSSPLPLRPDSRPVTPPLSQTPKHFHLPDQGSNIYRKPPIYKQHDTAAIARQSKSADDIIRSATFPAAHAPSPDDSSRSEGDRWPYSLAVLGSEGRRRSREEEEEEAMKRKQLQEEHLSKIQSGLGKLILKEEMEKEQIRERHARSLSAQRYDPKQTNCDADPTSPTKTNSLPGYGRNGLHRPQSTDFTQYNSYGDMCGGGREFQHIKDGRAALARMDRGVSMPNMLEPKVYPYEMLMITSRGRAKLPRDVDRTRLERHLAPETFFDIFGMEIQEFDRLPLWKRNDMKKKAKLF; encoded by the exons TGGCTCATGCGCAGAACACACACCACCACTCCGCAGAGAAGCCCCTGATTCAGTGCTACAAGTGTGGGGAGCCATGTAAGGGCGAGGTGCTGCGGGTGCAGAACAAGCACTTCCACCTCAAGTGCTTCACCTGTAAAG TGTGCGGCTGTGACCTCGCCCAGGGGGGCTTCTTCATGAAGAATGGAGAGTATCTGTGCACGCTGGACTACCAACGCATGCACGGCACCCGCTGCAATGGTTGTGGGGACTTTGTGGAGGGGGAAGTGGTCACTGCTCTGGGCAAGACCTACCACCCTGCCTGCTTCGTGTGCACCATCTGCAA ACGGCCGTTCCCTGCCGGGGACAGAGTGACCTTTAACGGGAAGGACTGTCTGTGTCAGTACTGTGTCGAGCCCATGTCTCCAGGACCGAAGGACATCCTGGGCTCCAGCA ATTGTGCAGGATGTGGTCGAGACATTAAGAACGGACAGGCTCTCCTAGCACTGGACAGACAGTGGCATCTGGGCTGCTTTAAGTGTAAGGCCTGCAACAAAGTGCTGACCGGGGAGTACATCAGCAA ggATGGCGCCCCCTACTGTGAGAAGGACTACCAGATCCATTTTGGAGTTCAGTGTGAAGCGTGTCATCAGTTCATTACAGGGAAGGTGCTAGAG GCAGGAGATAAGCACTACCACCCCAGCTGTGCGAGATGCAGCAGGTGCAATCAGATGTTCACAGAGGGCGAAGAGATGTATCTGCAAG gaTCAACAGTCTGGCATCCTGGCTGCAAGAACACCACTcgaacagaggagagacacaggGAGCGG CCTACGAGGTCGTCGTCCGAGAGTATTTGTTCCAGACCTGGTTCAAGCATACCTGGCTCACCGGGTCACACGATCTAT GCAAAAGTAGACAATGAGATCCTTGATTACAGAGACCTAGCTGCCATTCCAAAAGTCAAAGCCATTTATGACATTGAGCGCCCTGATCTTATTACCTATGAACCTTTGTACACCACCTCcctggatgagagagaggagagacgagagagTGTGGGagag CTCCACACTGCCAGGAGGGAGCGTTCCCCCTTACCTGATGACAAG TCCTCAAGAAACATGTCGCCAACCCCACCTGGTGAG ggctcTTATGACAGAAGGGAACGCATCCTCCAAAGGTCCACCAGTCAGGGCTCCATAGGATCACCAGTATATAATCGCCATGGCTACACCCCCACGTTGTCACGGTCACCGCAGCATTTTCACAGGCCAG GCACCGACCCGCCGAGTGGCCGGAGCTCCCCCCTCCCGCTCAGGCCCGACAGCCGGCCGGTCACCCCGCCTCTCTCTCAGACCCCTAAACATTTCCACCTCCCAG ATCAGGGGAGCAACATCTACAGGAAACCACCCATCTACAAACAACACG ATACAGCTGCCATAGCACGCCAAAGCAAGTctgctgatgacatcatcagatcCGCCACCTTCCCCGCTGCCCATGCTCCCTCTCCGGATGACAGCTCACGGAGTGAGGGCGACCGTTGGCCCTACTCTCTCGCTGTATTAG GATCAGAAGGGAGGAGACGatccagagaggaggaggaggaagaggccaTGAAAAGAAAGCAGCTCCAGGAAGAACATCTCAGCAAG attcAGTCTGGTTTGGGAAAGCTCATTctgaaggaggagatggaaaaaGAGCAGATCCGGGAGCGACATGCACGTAGCCTCTCTGCTCAGCGCTACGACCCCAAACAGACCAACTGTGACGCAG ATCCAACTTCTCCAACAAAAACTAACTCTCTGCCTGGCTATGGGAGGAATGGGCTACATCGG CCCCAGTCTACAGATTTCACACAGTACAACAGCTATGGTGACATGTGCGGAGGAGGCAGAG AGTTTCAG CACATTAAGGATGGCCGTGCAGCACTTGCAAGGATGGACAGGGGAGTATCTATGCCTAATATGTTGGAACCAAAA GTGTATCCCTATGAAATGCTCATGATAACCAGTAGAGGGAGAGCTAAACTGCCCAGGGATGTGGACAGAACCAGACTGGAG CGCCACTTAGCACCCGAAACGTTCTTTGACATCTTTGGAATGGAGATCCAGGAGTTTGACAGGCTTCCCCTGTGGAAACGCAACGACATGAAAAAGAAGGCCAAGCTCTTCTAG